In the genome of Kwoniella dendrophila CBS 6074 chromosome 5, complete sequence, the window tggtttgTTTTTGGAAATTAAACTTTCCTGGAAATACGCACTACCCAGAATTGCGAGAACAAAGATTTCCTTcctcttttgattcttcataCTCTCTAAGATTATTCTCTATACCATTCCGGGCCATGTTGGTGTTACAGAATGAAGCTAAAGGAAAACCCAAATTTGTGTCTAATTTTGGTCTAGCTGCTCTAAAGTCTACCCTGCATTCAAGACTCCCGATATCTTCGGCCGGCACGTTCAGTCAGTGGGGTTCCTACATGATTTACATCCTGTTTATGCCTAATCCATCAACTGATAAAAGAACGAAAGATTTTTTCGGTATAAAATATCTCCGTACTCGTATAGAATCTGTATCATGACATCCTTACTTCTCTCCTCTTCGCTTTAAACCCTTTTACTCCCTCGATGATTTTATCGGCAGAAGGAATGCATATCGCCATTATAAAACCTCTCATTTTGACAAATAAATCAGATGTAAACAGAGAGATATGTTATCGGCAAAATCGATTGGTAGAGTACCGGTTGAACATCGAAAATCACTATCTTTACGTTAAATCCTTTACGTGAACAAAAAATGGGACAATCACCTAAAATGGGCAAGTGACGTCGAGGCTTTTTAGTACAGGTGCTATATACCCAGGCAAACACTTCAGGGTAAACAGCAAGGAGAGAAAAACACGAGAGTCCAGAATTGATTCCAGCAAGTCTTGTCTTGACTCCTGCTTTGTATCCCCTGGACAGGTAAAGAAACCATTATATATTTCAGGGCGAAAAGAGCGGTATGTACGTCACTGCGACTGCGCTGGGAAGAGATAAAACGGTGGAGGTTGAGAGGGGTCATTCAAAAGGCAAGCTACGGAACACTTTAGAGGGGAAAAAAACCGAACAAACACAAAACACCAATTGAGTCGCCGTACAGCTCTATCTTTCAAAGGCTATTTAGGCATATCTCATAAATGGCAAAATCGCTCAAACAATCCGTAAACGTTTTTAGGTAATGGGACGGTATGGGAACAAGGAACAGCATATCTATATCGTGGATGTTCATGCTAAAATTGGTGACAAAAGAACATTTCGTCAAACTCATTTTGTACATATAGCAAATGATATCAGGTCGTGGTGACAACATGCTATGAACGTGACTTGTCTGATGGTGACATACCTCTTTTATCATATTGAGCTGTCATTTGCAAGCTTCTACTCACCAATCGCCGTAACTCCCATAGTGAGTACGGCATGGTCTATTCCTTTTCGGATGTTTGATCTGTTCAACCTTCATGCAGATCACCGTATGGTTGTAAAGCTGCTTGCGGTAATAATCTCTTTCGTGCTAGCTTACGGGAATGGTCATTTTGTCAAAACAATACGTAAAACGCACGTTGATTTTCTACaatacacacacacacaaaCACACAGACCTCCCTTTTGTAACGCAAATACAATAGCGCCATTTTCCCATCAAATTCCGATGACTGCATATTACTTGACATCAAAAAAAGATCGTCGGAACCTCCACCGACAACGAAATTCAAAAGGTTGGCTTCTGTTTCTCGATGAAATGAGTTGATGAAAAGGTATTAGGTATATACATAACATGGATGTatcgaaagaaaaagaaccAAAAGTgaaaaactacagcacccgggattcccaagtggtcccctACCTTGGTACTAACAGAGCGATAGGCAACTTAAACtgcgccgagcagacgagaggcggtgctttataccttctatggccgtagatgaaaGCTAAGATCTTTTGCgttgtatatatagcttTCATCCGTTGAGAACGGAGTGTAGCTTCTCAATCGCAATTTCGCTTCAACATGATATATCGGTATATCGTCCTTGACTTCAACAGGCTATATGAAGGTTTAGTCTGTTTCGCATCTTTATGCTTAAATCATCATTGAGATCATTCATGATTTGACCGGTGATAGCTGGCCAAAGACTACAGAATACTGCGTTGAACCGCTGGGCATTTAACAGATTTACTAACTTACCCAATATTGTGATAACTAACAGACAGGCagcaggtgatgatgaacattAGATGGACTGTGAGAAGGATAATTCAGGTACAACTGGTTATGCTATTCCGCTAAATTAACATGTTTTAAATAGGCGGTAGCTGTAAACGTGCTGAAGTATATTTAGAATCGATAAACTATGTAAATCTTGTAGGTCCTAGTTTGTTTGACTCCTATGAAGCTGACTCGGAAGGCAAGTTATCATTGACACCCACAAAGCCTCAGCCAAGCTGGTAAAGTGGATATGTTGGTCTTCTGTATCATTGTAATGATACGCCATCGTAGTTGTAAACTAAATTTCGAAGTTGAATCTATAATAACGTATCGTGAAATTGTGTATCTGATGGAGTGACTGACCATTGTTCCTTACACTTGCCCTGTAGCTAGTCTACAATTCTCACGTTAATATCTCTCTACCACTCATCTACTAAGCGAAGGAGTTCAGTGAAAATCTGTCTCACCAAAATACCATGAACAGTAACGATGTTTGATTTATGTTGTACACAGACGATTTGGAAGagaattgatattgatcaattacaTGTACTTGGAACAGACATGTCCTGCGACGAGCTCTTTTCAAGTCCAACGAAAGTTCTCGCATGTGATGAATCAGGGTACATTAATTATAGTCATATCGTTTGACTTGTTattataaaatcaaattcatgGCCAATCTTCCGGTCAAGGAGAAAATAATTCCAACAACTTCAGCGATATTGGGATTGTTACATGCCAAAGATTTCACCTGCCCGATCTTGTTTTCCATGTCATTCACAACTTGATATGCTCAGGTCCGCTATATAGGATGATGGATGGTCAATCTGTTCAGCTTTACGTCTCTGATGTTATATAATATCAATGGAATtacgtatatatatttacatGATTCGGTCTTACGATCCACGTTCACATATTTTGTAAAAGTAAATCCGCCAAACCCATTCATTATGCGAGTAATTCCACTCTTTCGACCAACTGATTAATCATGAATGCAAAGCGTTAAACGTTGTCATGACAATGCAAGCCAATAGAATGCGAACACGCTATCACTGATGAACTGCAAATCAGATTAGAAAGATGTTTTATTCATCTCGGGCCCATTTGTCTTTGTTATCCTATACAAAATGAATACGAGAAGAGATATTTTATTTTATTTGTATAAAAATAATTaaatacctaaattattTAAATGCAATAATATAATTGTTGATTGTAATGCAAAGATATGCAATGCAGgtagaaaaaggtagaagaaagaaaaaagctAATCTAATTGATATAAAGAAAGGAAACCACTAAAATAAACGTTCAAGTGAACATTTATCGAGCGGAAGCCATAGCTTTTTGCATAGCTCTCTTAACACCTAATTGAGCTTTCTTAAGTTGATCAGCGGTAgcatcttcttgttcaagAACTTCAAGAGCTTTAGCGATTTCTGATTCAACAGCACCTCTTGCTCCTCTCTTGATTTTAGCAGCGAGTTCAGGAGCAGAGATTGATTGTTCACAAGTGTGTAAGTAAGCTTCAAGATCTGATTTAGCTTCGTGTCGAGCAGAGAAATCTTTATCGGCGTTCTTGAATCTATAGTGATACGAATATTAGTATGAAGATTCGTCAGGGTGAATGAAAACATCGAAAATATTACTCACTGCTCGGCGTCTTTAATCATAGCTTGgatttcttctgatgaaaGTCTACCAACAGAATTTTGGATGGTGATTTGAGCTTTTCGGCCTGAAGCTCTGTCTTGAGCAGATACTTTCAAGAGACCGTTGGCATCAACTTCAAAGGTACAAACTAATTCGGCTTGACCTCTTGGCATTGGTGGGATACCTGAAAGTTCGAATTCACCTAAAAGTCTGTTATCTTTACATTGGGTTCTTTCACCTTCGTATACAGGGAACATGACGGTGGTTTGGTTGTCTTCAACGGTGGTGAAAACTCTAGATTTGTTGGATGGGATAGGAGTGTTTCTTGGGAGTACAACACCGAAGATATCACCTTGCATGGCAACACCCAAAGAAAGAGGAGCAACATCGAGTAATAAAAGATCGGCGGTTTTGTCGGAGGTTTGACCGGTAAGAACGGCGGCTTGGACGGCGGCACCGTAAgcaacagcttcatcagggTTGATGGATTTGTTGAGTTGTCGGCCGTCGAAAAGATCGGAAACGAGAGATTGGATTTTAGGAATTCGGGTAGAACCACCAACGAGGACAATGTCATCGACTTTAGCGGCTGGAATTTTAGAGTCTTTGAGGACTTTCTCTACTGGTTCAATGGTAGATTTGAAGGCAACAGCGTTGATTTCTTCGAATCTAGCTCTGGTGATGTTGGCAGAGAAATCTTCACCTTGGTAAAGGGAGTCGACTTCAACGGTGGTTTGGGTAACGGAAGAGAGGGTTCTCTTGGCTCTTTCACAAGCTGATCTCAATCTTCGGATAGCTCTTGGATCTTCAGAGATATCGTGCTTGGTCTTTCGTTTGAATTCAGCTTTGAAGTGTTCGAGAAGGGTGTTATCGaaatcttcaccacctaagTGGGTGTCACCAGCGGTGGCTTTAACTGAGAAGACTTTACCGGTGATAGATAAGAGAGAAACATCGAAAGTTCCACCTCCTAAATCGAAAATGAGGACATTTCgttcttctttggttttttcATCAAGACCGTAAGCAATGGCAGCAGCGGTAGGTTCGTTGATGATTCTGAGAACTTCGAGACCAGCGATGGTACCGGCATCTTTGGTGGCGAGACGTTGAGAGTCGTTGAAGTAGGCAGGAACGCTGTTTGAGGAACAAGTCAATCTGCGGGCCAAAAATGCGACTAGGGTAATATAAACTCACGTAACAACGGCTTTCTTGACGGTTTTACCAAGTTTAGCTTCGGCAATTTCCTTCATTTTGGTGAGGACCATGGCGGAGATTTCTTGGGGAGAGAAGGTTTTTCTTTCGTTGAGGTAGTCAACTTCTACGAAAGGTGATCCGTCTTTGTCAATGACGGCGAATGGCCAGTGCTAAGAAAAGGGAGTCGTCGTCAGCGCCCATACACAAAGATTGCTAGAAGGATACAAAAAGCTATTCACCTTCATGTCTTTTTTGACATCAGAATCATCGAATCTTCGACCAATCAATCGTTTGGCGTCGAAAACGGTGTTTCTTGGGTTCATAGCAGATTGATTTTTGGCGGCTGCGATAAGTAAAAATTCTTAACATCAATCACTGTTCCTCCTTTTGTATATGAATGAAGccaaaactcaccatcaccGATCAATCGTTCACCTTCAGTGAAAGCAACGTATGAAGGAGTGGTTCTGTTACCTTGGTCTAATTATTGAAAATAACGAAACATCAGCACCTAAAACCCTTTGTGATCTACTTCTATGGAAATTTTCTAAAACTAACCATTGGCGATGATTTCAACTCTGTCGTTGGCCCAAACACCAACACATGAGTAGGTGGTACCAAGATCTATCAACGGTTTTAATCAGTATCTGACTAGGTATTCATATGGTGGCCAAAGTCATGTACTTACCGATACCAATAGCACCTTCGAAAACGTCTTCAGCGGACATATTGACTATTTTTTAAGAATGAAAATTTGGCTGTTGAAGGGAAAGGACCTATATTAGTGGCTGAGCTATTTTGTAAGTTGATGTGAAAGAAGTGTATGCTCACCTTTTAGGGGTTAGCCTTTTtagatatggaagaagagaGGAAAAGAGGAACAAGTATCGAAATGAGAATTTAAGTTAATtagaaaggtaaagagagGATATTCTCTCCAATGCGAGAGTAGCGTGAGTACGGTAGCAGTGTATGGTGGGGCAAGATACTAGATGGTAGTATTCAACCTTGCAAATTTGcaaacgaaaaaaaaaaagttgaaagggATACTCCGACCTAAATGAAACTTTCCCCTCGGCGTTTTGGCTTAGTGGCGGTATTGCAAGTTGCAGCTATCATTGCACGGACATCACCGTTGACTGTTGATAATCgcatcaagatcagataGCCACGTGGAGGTAAGAGATAATCGGGAATTCAATCATGACGTGCGGTTGGAATTCCAGATAAATAAGAATAAATGAAAGAGGTCCAACTTATTTTCAGACTTACACAGATATACTAACCATAGAGAGAGAGTATTCTGCTTGTCTAATCAGTACAAGTTAATCAATTCACAGTCATTATATGCTAGCTCTGAGAATTTGTAAACTCGTACCGGCTGCCAAGACCACCTCTGCTTCTTATAACAAGTTCTATCCAATCTTACAAAATCTACGCAGAATGTCTACTACCCCTTTACCGTACACCCGACTTGAAGCAGAAACAGAAGTAGCAATCTTATCTGTTTTACGAGCTTGTTACTTGTATGTCCTCCGTTTGAGTTATCTGTATCGTTACCACTACTGCAGCTAGCTGATAAACCTGTACCCTCAGGACCAAAAATGTACAAGATACATTGGTCAACCAAGATacattgatcaagaaagataaatcacctgTTACTGGTATGTCATTTGCCTGAGTCTCGAGAGGCAAGCATTTGCTTATTATCGTACTAATATACTGAAACCGTTTACCGCTTCGTGTAATAGTCGCAGATCTTTCAGCTCAATCTTTAATATCTTTACATCTTCAAGCTCACTTCCCCAAGGATCCAATCAtcggtgaagaagatacttCAGAATTGAGAGTAAATGATGGATTAAGAGAAAAGGTTGTTA includes:
- a CDS encoding heat shock protein sks2, with the translated sequence MSAEDVFEGAIGIDLGTTYSCVGVWANDRVEIIANDQGNRTTPSYVAFTEGERLIGDAAKNQSAMNPRNTVFDAKRLIGRRFDDSDVKKDMKHWPFAVIDKDGSPFVEVDYLNERKTFSPQEISAMVLTKMKEIAEAKLGKTVKKAVVTVPAYFNDSQRLATKDAGTIAGLEVLRIINEPTAAAIAYGLDEKTKEERNVLIFDLGGGTFDVSLLSITGKVFSVKATAGDTHLGGEDFDNTLLEHFKAEFKRKTKHDISEDPRAIRRLRSACERAKRTLSSVTQTTVEVDSLYQGEDFSANITRARFEEINAVAFKSTIEPVEKVLKDSKIPAAKVDDIVLVGGSTRIPKIQSLVSDLFDGRQLNKSINPDEAVAYGAAVQAAVLTGQTSDKTADLLLLDVAPLSLGVAMQGDIFGVVLPRNTPIPSNKSRVFTTVEDNQTTVMFPVYEGERTQCKDNRLLGEFELSGIPPMPRGQAELVCTFEVDANGLLKVSAQDRASGRKAQITIQNSVGRLSSEEIQAMIKDAEQFKNADKDFSARHEAKSDLEAYLHTCEQSISAPELAAKIKRGARGAVESEIAKALEVLEQEDATADQLKKAQLGVKRAMQKAMASAR